A single genomic interval of Gossypium raimondii isolate GPD5lz chromosome 11, ASM2569854v1, whole genome shotgun sequence harbors:
- the LOC105801192 gene encoding blue copper protein 1a codes for MASNKLLMLSVVAIFLPAMAMATDYIVGDDSGWTINFDYQAWAKDKVFYVGDKLVFQYPKGYHNVFKVNGTAFKNCDIPPANQALSSGNDTVVLNTPGRKWYICGVSNHCSAYAQKLFITVQYQYGWAPAPTPQILQVSQPWAPTPAPTPSSPSTPAPTPSVPDTIVTDPWASSPISSSPPLPTPLAPSWPPAPSLPTTPAPTPEPWAPTTLPVPETTVTDPWAPAPAPWAPSPVFSPPSLPTPTAPSWPPAPSPYPWI; via the exons ATGGCTTCGAACAAGCTTCTTATGCTCTCAGTTGTAGCCATTTTTCTTCCTGCAATGGCTATGGCAACTGATTATATCGTCGGGGATGATAGCGGATGGACCATCAATTTCGATTATCAAGCTTGGGCAAAGGATAAAGTATTTTACGTGGGTGATAAATTAG TGTTCCAATACCCTAAAGGATATCACAATGTGTTCAAAGTAAACGGTACAGCTTTCAAGAATTGTGACATTCCACCGGCAAACCAAGCTCTCAGTTCCGGAAATGACACTGTAGTCCTTAACACCCCCGGTAGAAAGTGGTACATCTGCGGTGTTAGTAACCATTGCTCTGCTTATGCCCAAAAGCTTTTCATCACTGTTCAATACCAGTATGGTTGGGCACCAGCACCAACCCCTCAAATACTACAAGTTAGTCAACCATGGGCACCAACTCCTGCACCCACTCCCTCTTCACCTTCAACACCAGCACCTACACCTTCAGTGCCAGACACAATAGTTACTGACCCTTGGGCATCATCTCCAATATCTTCTTCACCTCCACTGCCAACACCTCTTGCACCTTCCTGGCCACCGGCTCCGTCTTTGCCTACAACACCAGCACCAACTCCTGAGCCTTGGGCACCAACTACACTTCCAGTGCCAGAAACAACAGTTACTGACCCTTGGGCACCAGCTCCTGCACCTTGGGCACCATCTCCAGTATTTTCTCCACCTTCACTGCCAACACCTACTGCACCTTCATGGCCACCGGCTCCATCTCCTTATCCATGGATTTGA